Sequence from the Hamadaea flava genome:
AACTGGACGGCAAAGCGCCCGACCCGCTGGGCGCGATCGACGGCACCGCGCTGGCGCTGGGCGAGCCGAGCGGCCGGCACGCGACGTTGCAGGCCACTGTGGAGTGGTCCTACCGCACGCTGCCGCCCGCCGCCGCCTCGCTGCTCCGGGGCTTGTCCGTCTTCGCCGGCCCGGTCGATCTCCAGACCGTGGAGTGGTGGGTGGACGGTGATCCGCTGGACACCTTGGCCACGTTGGTCGACAAGTCTTTGCTGCAGGTCGGCCGGGACACCGGCCGGTCGGAGTACCGGATGCTCGATCCGATCCGGGCGTTCGCGGCGCGCTGCCTGACCGCGGAGGGCGAGGAGCGGGCCGTTCGCGACCGCCACCTCCGCTGGGCGCTGCACCGGCTGGAGCGGGCCCAACAGGGCGCCGACGGTCGTCCCGTGACGCTGTCGATGTACTCCCTCGATCCGCTGGCCGGCGAACTGCGGGCAGCCCTGCGCTGGTGCGTCACCGGTGGCAGCGCCCGGCTCGGGCTGCGTATCGCGAGTGGACTGGACCAGTGGTGGCGCGAACGCGGACTGGCGCGGGAAGGCCGGCTCTGGCATTTCCGGCTGTACTCCCGGCTCGCCGAGACGGGTGAGCACGTGCCCGACCGCGAACTGGCCCTCGTGTACTACTCGCATTCGATGCACGCCTGCGCCGACGGCGAGACCAGCGAGGAGATCCGGTTCGCCCAGCGCGCCGAGGTCGCCGCCCGCCGCAGCGGGGACGCCGGGACGGTCGCCCGGGTGCTGGCCGGTCAGCCCGGCCCGCTGGTCTCCCTGGGCAAGGCGACCGAGGCGGAGCAGCTCTGCCGCGACCTGCTGGCCTGGGCCGGGCCGCGCGAGGTCACCGCCGACGCCCTGTTCGCCATCTACAACCTCGCCGAACTGCTGTGGCTGCGCGAGGCGTACGCCGAAGCCGCGGAACTGCTCGCGACGGCCCGCCCGGTCGAGGCGCTGCGTCCGGCCGAACGCGGACGCCGCACTGTGGACCTGCTCCTGGGTATGGCGGCGTTGGGCCGCCGGGACCTGGTCGCGGCGCACGATCACCTGTCCATCGCACTGCGATCCCGGATGTCCTACGGCTTCCATTCGCGGGCCTGCGTGGCGGTGAGCGCGATGGCGGCGCGATGCGTACTCGGTGGTGAGAATGAGATCGCCGCGACCCTCTTCGGAGCCGCAGCGGCCGCGAAGGCCCGGTTGTGTCGAGGACCGGGGATCTTCGGCGCCTATTGGACCACGCAGCAGGCGGCCTGCCGGGCGGCCCTGGGCGATGCGGCGTTCGACGCGGCTTGGGCGCGCGGTTTCACGATGAGCCTGGAGGACGCGTCCTCGCTGGCGCTGGACATCGAAGCGCCGCGCCGCGTCGATCACGAGCTGACGGTTCTGCTCGACGGGGTGTCGCAGCCCGAAAGCTCCTGATCGACGCGGCGCGCCGGGTTACGCCTGAGCGCGCGACGAGGCCTTCGCGAGGGCGTCGGCCTTCATCTTGGCCGCCTTGTTCAGGTCGGACTGGGACACCGCGGCGAGCGAGCCGAAGTTCTTCACGGCCTCGTAGTACGTCCAGGCCAGGCTGTAGCAGGCCGGGCGGACCACCCAGTTGTAGGTGGCGCACTTGCGCTTGAGGTCGTTGTAGAAGGCGAGGTCCACCCGGTCCTTGACGGTCGAGGTGAAGATGCCCAGCCGCTTGTGGTTGCGGTAGCCGAAGTCGTGCCGGGCGCACGACAGCTTGAAGTCGAACCCGAGCGGGTTGTCCGGGGAGCTGGAGCAGAGGTCGGTCGACCAGTCGAGGTCGTAGTCCGTCCAGGCGGCCTGGTTGTTCCGCGCGGACAGCCACGAGCTGTAGCTGGACGCCGAGTTCTGGGTGAAGTTGGTGACGACGGCGACCTTCTGCTCGAAGGTGGCCGCCGCCGCAGGCGCGGCGACGCTGAGGACGAACAGGACGCTGAGCAGGGGAGTGGCCCACCGGGCCAGGCGGGAACGGGACATCACGGCACCTCGGGGGTATTAGGTGGGTGGTGCGCATTGGTGCTTAGCAATGTAAGCCCGGCCGGGGGTCCGGTCTAGATCCCTTGACGGTGACGCCATGGTCATTTAATCTCGGCAGCCGTAGCCCGTCGCGGGTCGTTCACCCAGCGACGCAGAGCACAGAGAGGAGGTCGCGATGCGTACCGTCATCTTGGCGCGTCGGGCCCCGAAGGGCACCGCATTCTGATCGCGGTCTCCGGCGCGCCTCCCATAGTGGAGGAAACTTGCTCATCCGTACCTCGGTCGAGGCCGACCTCGACCAGCTCCTCACCCTGCTCGCCGACCAGTCCGTCAACACGGCACACCCCGAGCGCTACACCCAGTTCCTGACCGACGGCCAGTACCGTCACGAGTTCACCTGGGTCGCGGAATCCGGCGACCGCCTGATCGCGGCCGCCGTCTGGTGGGGCCCCGGCGCGTCCCGCCCGATCGCTCTCGACGGCTTGTACGCGCTGCCAGACCGGACGGATTCCGTCGCCCTGTGGACGGAGTTGATCCGGCAGGTCACCTCGACCGCGTCCGCCGCTGAGGAGCCACCGTCCTATCACGTCTTCCTGCCCCCGGGCTGGCGTGCCGACGCTGAGATCCAGGCGGCGCTCGAACCCCGGATCGCGGCGGCGAAGGCAGCGGGCATGAAGGACGAACTGGAGCGCCTGCGGTTCGAGTGGCTGTCCGACACCCCGGTGCCGGAGCGGTCGACCCGGCTGACCTTCCGCACCGAGCCCGACGACCAGGCATTCCTGGACGTCTTCGAGCGGGTCGCGGCGGGCAGCCTCGACGGCGCCACCCATGACTCGATCGCGCGCGCCGGACTCGCCGGGTACGCCCAGGAGACCCTGGACACGTACCAGGGGATGCCGGGCGAACGGTCGTGGTGGAAGCTCGCCTACGACAGCGACGGTGACCTGGTGGGATTCGCCATTCCGTCGCGCAACAACGCCGGACCGGTCGTCGGGTACCTCGGCGTCGTGCCGGAGCACCGCGGCCACGGGTACGCCGCGGACGTGCTCGCCGAGATCACCGCCGACCTGGCCGACCTCGGCGCGGAGCGGATCGCGGCCGACACCGACTTCGGCAACGTGCCGATGGCGAACACCTTCCGGCGGTTGGGCTACTCGAACTTCGCCGTACGCCTCGTCCTGTCCTGACGGGCGTTTTGCTGCAGATCACGGTTACGCAGGCTTCCCGAGGCGGGTTTGGCCTGCGTAACCGTGATCTGCAGCTAACGGTCAGATGGTCCAGGTGTCGCCGGCGTTGAGCAGCGCCGAGAGTTGGTCCTCGGGCGTACCCTCGGCCTTCGCCTGCGCGGCCGCGACCTGCCCGACGACGACCTCGTCGTAGGTCGGGCGGTCGACCGAGCGGAAGACGCCGATCGGGGTGTGCCGCAGGTCCAACCCGGGCAGCCGGGACAGCGCGAACGCGTACGCCGGCTCGGCCACCGTGGCGTCGTGCACCACGATCTCCGTCTCGTCCACTTCGGACGTACGCCGGACTTCGAGGCCGAAGGCGCCGGGCGGGTGCACAACGCACCACTCCCGATCCTTGCCGAACGTGATCGGCTGACCGTGCACCAGCGGCATCACGAAGTCGTCGCGCGTATCCGGCGACTTGAGCACGTCGAAAGCGCCATCGTTGAAGATGTTGCAGTTCTGGTAGATCTCGACGAACGCGGACCCGTTGTGCTCGGCCGCGGCGCGCAACACCGACTGCAGGTGCTTCCGGTCGGAGTCGATCGTCCGCGCGACGAACGTCGCCTCCGCCCCGAGCGCGAGCGAGATCGGGTTGAACGGCGCGTCGGCCGAACCGAACGGCGTCGACTTCGTGATCTTGCCGACCTCGGAGGTGGGCGAGTACTGCCCCTTCGTCAGGCCGTAGATCCGGTTGTTGAACAGCAGGATCTTCAGGTTGACGTTGCGGCGCAACGCGTGGATCAGGTGGTTGCCGCCGATCGAGAGCGCGTCGCCGTCACCCGTCACGACCCAGACGCTCAGGTCCGGGCGCGACACCGACAGGCCGGTCGCGATCGCCGGGGCCCGCCCGTGGATCGAGTGCATGCCATAGGTGTTCAGGTAGTACGGGAAGCGCGACGAGCAGCCGATGCCGGAGACGAACACGGTCCGCTCCCGCGGGATGCCCAGCTCCGGCAGGAAGCCCTGCATGGCCGCGAGGATGGCGTAGTCACCGCACCCCGGGCACCAGCGCACCTCCTGGTCGGACTTGAAGTCCTTGGCGGTCAACTGCACCGGGACGCTAGACATTCTTGACGACCTCCTCCAGCATC
This genomic interval carries:
- a CDS encoding ATP-binding protein, giving the protein MSADRRLPSGLVTFLFTDIEGSTRLAQMLGNGYRPVLAEHRRLLRSALRQADGVELFTEGDSYFFVFTDPAAAVLACAEGQRALAAYAWPSEQAMPRVRMGLHTGFAQAHAGEYASAEVHRAARVANAAHGGQILLSEATATRTRQLPDQTWLLDLGLHKLRGFDGQERLFQLVAPGLARHFPRLRTSEAPAHNLPSAITPFVGRAGERAELSDLAARQRLVTVVGSGGAGKTRLAVEVAGELVGQFPDGVWLLDLATISDPGLVAFTLMNTLGLRPEPGKPVLDTLVEYAAGRRMLLVLDTCEAQLAGVRAVLAQLLTAGRGVHVLATSREPLSVPGEVVWRIPPLGLEPGPGAERADSVALLIERTTAARGGRVPAEPEIRSLGRVATRLDGLPLALELAAARLRVLSAGELADRLENELDGKAPDPLGAIDGTALALGEPSGRHATLQATVEWSYRTLPPAAASLLRGLSVFAGPVDLQTVEWWVDGDPLDTLATLVDKSLLQVGRDTGRSEYRMLDPIRAFAARCLTAEGEERAVRDRHLRWALHRLERAQQGADGRPVTLSMYSLDPLAGELRAALRWCVTGGSARLGLRIASGLDQWWRERGLAREGRLWHFRLYSRLAETGEHVPDRELALVYYSHSMHACADGETSEEIRFAQRAEVAARRSGDAGTVARVLAGQPGPLVSLGKATEAEQLCRDLLAWAGPREVTADALFAIYNLAELLWLREAYAEAAELLATARPVEALRPAERGRRTVDLLLGMAALGRRDLVAAHDHLSIALRSRMSYGFHSRACVAVSAMAARCVLGGENEIAATLFGAAAAAKARLCRGPGIFGAYWTTQQAACRAALGDAAFDAAWARGFTMSLEDASSLALDIEAPRRVDHELTVLLDGVSQPESS
- a CDS encoding phospholipase, producing the protein MSRSRLARWATPLLSVLFVLSVAAPAAAATFEQKVAVVTNFTQNSASSYSSWLSARNNQAAWTDYDLDWSTDLCSSSPDNPLGFDFKLSCARHDFGYRNHKRLGIFTSTVKDRVDLAFYNDLKRKCATYNWVVRPACYSLAWTYYEAVKNFGSLAAVSQSDLNKAAKMKADALAKASSRAQA
- a CDS encoding GNAT family N-acetyltransferase; this encodes MLIRTSVEADLDQLLTLLADQSVNTAHPERYTQFLTDGQYRHEFTWVAESGDRLIAAAVWWGPGASRPIALDGLYALPDRTDSVALWTELIRQVTSTASAAEEPPSYHVFLPPGWRADAEIQAALEPRIAAAKAAGMKDELERLRFEWLSDTPVPERSTRLTFRTEPDDQAFLDVFERVAAGSLDGATHDSIARAGLAGYAQETLDTYQGMPGERSWWKLAYDSDGDLVGFAIPSRNNAGPVVGYLGVVPEHRGHGYAADVLAEITADLADLGAERIAADTDFGNVPMANTFRRLGYSNFAVRLVLS
- a CDS encoding 2-oxoacid:ferredoxin oxidoreductase subunit beta; translated protein: MSSVPVQLTAKDFKSDQEVRWCPGCGDYAILAAMQGFLPELGIPRERTVFVSGIGCSSRFPYYLNTYGMHSIHGRAPAIATGLSVSRPDLSVWVVTGDGDALSIGGNHLIHALRRNVNLKILLFNNRIYGLTKGQYSPTSEVGKITKSTPFGSADAPFNPISLALGAEATFVARTIDSDRKHLQSVLRAAAEHNGSAFVEIYQNCNIFNDGAFDVLKSPDTRDDFVMPLVHGQPITFGKDREWCVVHPPGAFGLEVRRTSEVDETEIVVHDATVAEPAYAFALSRLPGLDLRHTPIGVFRSVDRPTYDEVVVGQVAAAQAKAEGTPEDQLSALLNAGDTWTI